The following proteins come from a genomic window of Alicyclobacillus dauci:
- the era gene encoding GTPase Era, translating to MNYKSGFVAIIGRPNVGKSTLLNAMIGQKIAIMSNRPQTTRNRIRGVRTTETSQTIFIDTPGIHTPHHRLGEYMVEVATQTLKEVDLVLFVVDSTTGVHPGEIEIVKQFASVKTPIFLVLNKVDLVDKPKLLDRIHDYQEIYAFDEYVPVSALKEDQTGVLVSLIEERLPDGPKFYPDDMVTDYPEQFIITEIIREKVLQLTQEEVPHSVMVDVEQMERRNNDTVYVNAVIYTERDSQKGILIGKQGQMLKRVGELARRDLEGLLGNRLYLELWVKVKKDWRNRPTVLRQFGFQDE from the coding sequence ATGAACTATAAGTCTGGATTTGTTGCCATCATCGGTCGACCGAATGTGGGCAAGTCGACGCTTTTGAACGCCATGATAGGACAGAAAATTGCTATTATGTCGAACCGGCCTCAAACGACCCGCAATCGGATTCGAGGCGTGAGAACGACTGAAACATCTCAAACCATTTTTATCGACACGCCCGGTATTCACACCCCGCACCATCGTCTTGGTGAGTATATGGTCGAAGTGGCTACTCAAACACTGAAGGAAGTGGACTTGGTCTTGTTTGTCGTGGATTCGACAACTGGCGTCCACCCGGGCGAGATCGAAATTGTGAAGCAGTTCGCGAGTGTCAAGACGCCGATTTTCCTTGTCCTGAATAAGGTTGATTTGGTGGACAAGCCGAAATTGCTTGATCGCATCCATGATTACCAAGAGATTTATGCATTCGACGAGTACGTTCCCGTTTCTGCGTTAAAAGAAGACCAGACCGGGGTATTGGTGAGCCTGATCGAAGAGCGTCTCCCTGATGGACCTAAGTTTTACCCAGACGACATGGTGACGGATTATCCGGAGCAGTTTATCATCACGGAAATCATCCGGGAAAAGGTTCTCCAGCTAACTCAGGAAGAGGTACCGCACTCAGTTATGGTTGATGTGGAACAGATGGAACGGCGCAACAATGACACGGTCTACGTGAATGCAGTCATCTACACGGAGCGGGACAGTCAAAAAGGAATTCTCATCGGAAAACAGGGACAAATGCTCAAGCGCGTGGGTGAATTGGCTCGCCGCGATTTGGAAGGATTGTTGGGAAATCGTCTGTATCTTGAACTGTGGGTGAAGGTAAAGAAGGATTGGCGAAACCGACCGACGGTGCTTCGTCAGTTTGGCTTCCAGGATGAGTGA
- a CDS encoding GatB/YqeY domain-containing protein — MELLERLNQDLKQAMKDKDKVRLSVVRMVKSATKNREIELGHPLSEEDILAVIQKELKQRKDSLQAFQDANRTDLITAVEEEIAVLEGYLPEPLSEDELRQIVSDVIVQVGAQSKADMGKVMGQLMPLVRGRADGKAVQQMVQSLLS; from the coding sequence GTGGAATTGCTAGAACGTCTGAACCAAGATTTAAAGCAGGCGATGAAAGACAAGGACAAAGTCCGACTGTCAGTGGTTCGGATGGTTAAATCTGCTACGAAGAACCGAGAGATTGAACTCGGGCATCCTCTTTCAGAAGAAGACATCCTTGCGGTGATTCAGAAAGAGCTCAAACAACGCAAAGATTCCCTCCAAGCGTTCCAAGATGCGAATCGTACGGATTTGATAACTGCTGTAGAAGAAGAGATTGCAGTTCTTGAAGGGTATCTGCCGGAACCACTCAGCGAAGACGAACTACGGCAAATTGTTTCTGATGTAATCGTGCAAGTAGGCGCTCAGTCGAAAGCGGATATGGGGAAAGTCATGGGACAATTGATGCCGCTGGTCCGTGGTCGCGCAGACGGCAAGGCAGTTCAACAAATGGTGCAATCCCTTTTGTCGTAA
- the ybeY gene encoding rRNA maturation RNase YbeY, with product MSESTHLVVEVETQVPWPLSEQDATAFTDKVLSAAANHLGISGEVSVLFVDDATIHELNRTYRSVDRPTDVLSFAMQEGDEFPDLDGPTMLGDIVVSIDKAKEQADAYGHSLERELAFLLVHGFLHLNGYDHQDEQSEQEMFGLQEEILVELGLVRSESK from the coding sequence GTGAGTGAATCGACACACTTGGTCGTAGAAGTTGAAACGCAGGTTCCATGGCCGCTCAGCGAGCAAGATGCAACGGCCTTCACGGATAAGGTACTCTCGGCTGCGGCCAATCACTTGGGGATTTCAGGTGAAGTTTCCGTCCTGTTTGTCGACGACGCAACCATCCACGAGCTAAATCGAACGTATCGATCCGTCGACAGACCAACGGATGTTTTGTCCTTTGCCATGCAAGAAGGTGACGAATTCCCTGACTTAGATGGACCCACCATGTTAGGGGATATCGTCGTCAGCATTGATAAAGCAAAGGAACAGGCTGATGCGTACGGCCATTCACTGGAACGCGAATTGGCATTTCTGCTCGTTCATGGCTTCTTACATCTAAACGGATATGACCATCAAGATGAGCAGAGTGAACAAGAGATGTTTGGCTTGCAAGAAGAAATTCTCGTTGAACTTGGACTCGTCCGTTCCGAGTCAAAGTAA
- a CDS encoding HD family phosphohydrolase, with the protein MVFARWGRTIREFLDDARFRENRRVRITIYILLGILMFAILVGSILPPRYQFTVGQTSPVTVRSPITTVDTAATQAARQAAEEKVPKQYEQSTKVESDAVNQVDALYSTAVQVISDKTMNTTQKLETLAATAPKGVSQSTLRALLNLTPAQINTLQRDSDRIVQDLLGAPFYAESMQQAPLLVDRQMLTLELDKVSELIVQNVVVSVLKPNMVYQAAETQRAKDQAAAAVPPVMIHQGDVIVSRYGIVTANVLSKLRDVGLYSSRANLGVAVGFAAFIALAVGLLAAYVERRAPRRKVDNLMLSIFGLVFVLMSILIAFTKWIVNAGGPVSSAYILPVSLGAMLITVMMDSSLAVVASFYFSFLLGAALSFNYDFVFYGFVGSLVGAYSVSKVTSRGTFMRAGFFVSLMNVGAVISLHLLHADHTDDFHSFSLHIGLAALNGIVAAILAMGVLPFFETAFGLLTPIRLLELSNPNNPLLRKVLMEAPGTYHHSLIVGNLAEAAAEIVGADPLLCRVGAYYHDVGKTKRPMFFVENQMTKENPHDKIAPSLSHLIITSHVSDGLEMQKRAGLPKPIQDVCATHHGTTILWYFFNKAKEQDKNGTTKVDDFRYPGPKPKTRECAIIMICDAVEAAVRSMARPTPNRVEGVIRKIIRDRLQDGQLDECDLTLQDLDVMIGAFMKTLKGIYHSRIEYPDIDKLRKEVAK; encoded by the coding sequence ATGGTGTTTGCGAGATGGGGACGAACCATCCGGGAATTTCTCGACGATGCACGATTTCGCGAAAACCGGCGCGTCCGGATCACGATTTACATACTTCTCGGTATCTTGATGTTTGCTATTCTCGTTGGAAGTATTCTTCCGCCCAGATATCAATTTACGGTTGGACAGACAAGCCCAGTTACCGTACGGTCTCCCATAACGACCGTTGACACAGCTGCAACACAGGCTGCAAGGCAAGCAGCCGAGGAAAAAGTACCGAAGCAATATGAGCAATCCACCAAAGTTGAGTCGGATGCCGTAAATCAGGTGGATGCATTGTATTCCACAGCTGTTCAAGTCATTTCCGATAAGACAATGAACACAACGCAGAAGCTAGAAACGTTGGCTGCCACTGCCCCTAAGGGAGTCTCACAGTCAACTTTACGCGCGCTACTGAACCTGACTCCTGCGCAAATCAACACCTTGCAGCGAGATTCAGACCGGATCGTACAGGATCTCCTAGGTGCGCCTTTCTACGCAGAGTCGATGCAGCAGGCGCCCCTGTTGGTGGATAGACAAATGCTCACCTTGGAACTCGATAAGGTCTCTGAACTAATTGTTCAAAACGTTGTTGTCAGCGTATTGAAACCCAACATGGTGTACCAGGCGGCAGAGACACAGCGGGCGAAAGATCAAGCCGCAGCAGCAGTTCCCCCGGTGATGATTCATCAAGGAGACGTCATTGTCTCACGTTATGGTATCGTCACGGCGAACGTACTCAGCAAGTTACGGGATGTCGGTCTGTACTCGAGTCGAGCAAATCTCGGTGTCGCGGTAGGCTTCGCTGCGTTTATTGCCCTTGCGGTTGGGCTCTTGGCGGCTTACGTAGAACGACGGGCACCGCGACGAAAAGTGGACAATTTAATGCTGTCCATTTTTGGCCTTGTCTTTGTTCTGATGTCGATTTTAATCGCTTTTACGAAGTGGATAGTCAATGCAGGGGGACCCGTGTCCTCGGCATACATTCTCCCTGTTTCACTTGGAGCGATGCTGATTACCGTCATGATGGATTCATCATTGGCTGTTGTCGCGTCATTTTACTTTTCATTCCTGCTCGGTGCCGCTTTAAGTTTTAATTATGACTTTGTCTTTTACGGTTTTGTTGGTTCACTTGTGGGTGCATACAGTGTTTCCAAGGTCACAAGCAGGGGAACGTTCATGCGTGCAGGATTTTTTGTCTCTCTCATGAATGTTGGCGCAGTGATATCGCTGCATCTTTTGCACGCTGACCACACGGATGACTTTCATTCCTTTTCGCTGCACATTGGCCTTGCCGCATTGAATGGAATTGTTGCAGCGATTCTCGCGATGGGTGTTCTGCCGTTTTTTGAAACGGCATTCGGATTGCTCACGCCAATTCGCTTATTGGAACTTTCCAATCCGAACAACCCGCTTTTACGTAAAGTTTTGATGGAAGCTCCCGGGACGTACCACCATAGTCTGATTGTCGGCAATTTGGCAGAAGCAGCTGCCGAAATCGTGGGTGCGGATCCCTTGTTGTGTCGGGTGGGGGCTTACTACCACGACGTTGGTAAGACAAAGCGCCCGATGTTTTTCGTCGAGAATCAAATGACGAAGGAAAATCCACACGATAAAATTGCACCGAGTCTGAGCCATCTGATTATCACTTCGCATGTCAGCGATGGCTTGGAGATGCAGAAGCGTGCGGGGTTGCCGAAGCCCATTCAGGACGTTTGTGCAACTCACCACGGCACGACGATTTTGTGGTACTTCTTCAACAAGGCGAAAGAACAGGACAAGAACGGTACTACAAAGGTAGACGATTTCAGATATCCGGGTCCGAAACCGAAGACTCGAGAGTGTGCCATCATCATGATTTGTGATGCGGTTGAGGCTGCTGTACGCAGTATGGCGCGACCCACCCCAAATCGAGTCGAGGGTGTCATTCGGAAGATTATTCGAGACAGGTTGCAGGATGGACAGTTGGACGAATGCGATTTGACACTGCAAGATCTCGATGTCATGATTGGTGCGTTTATGAAGACACTAAAGGGAATCTACCACTCACGTATTGAGTACCCGGATATTGATAAACTTCGGAAGGAAGTGGCTAAGTGA
- a CDS encoding pyruvate, water dikinase regulatory protein encodes MRRIPVIYVVSDSIGETAESVVRAAASQFDGGNVILRRVSHLRDIQTIEETVDAAASEGAIIAFTIILPELKAHLIRRATVAGVRYVDIMGPMMTELEACIGEAPRLQAGLVHQLDADYFRRVEAIEFAVKYDDGKDVRGLYDADVILVGVSRTSKTPLSMYLAHKTIRVANIPLVPESVPPRQLYEDEVRRKVIGLTIRPDKLNLIRQERLKALGLQEQALYASSKRIEEELAFASKVMDQLGCPVVDVSYRAVEETAGIILGIVTSRKSPVDT; translated from the coding sequence ATGAGACGAATCCCAGTCATTTACGTGGTTTCTGATTCGATTGGCGAAACAGCCGAATCAGTCGTCCGTGCGGCGGCCAGTCAATTTGATGGGGGAAACGTCATCCTGCGCCGCGTGTCTCATTTACGCGATATCCAAACGATCGAAGAAACTGTCGATGCTGCGGCATCAGAAGGGGCGATCATCGCCTTCACCATCATCCTGCCGGAATTGAAAGCTCATTTGATCCGTCGTGCCACTGTCGCTGGTGTTCGTTATGTCGATATCATGGGCCCCATGATGACTGAGTTGGAAGCGTGCATCGGCGAAGCACCAAGACTTCAAGCTGGCCTCGTTCATCAACTGGACGCCGACTATTTTCGAAGGGTTGAAGCAATTGAGTTCGCCGTCAAATATGACGATGGTAAGGATGTTCGAGGCCTCTACGATGCGGATGTTATTCTAGTCGGTGTATCTCGAACGTCTAAAACGCCTCTCAGCATGTACTTGGCTCACAAAACCATTCGAGTAGCCAATATACCCCTTGTGCCCGAGTCTGTACCGCCGAGACAACTTTACGAAGATGAAGTACGCCGGAAGGTCATCGGATTAACCATACGACCGGACAAGCTCAACCTGATTCGCCAGGAGCGCCTGAAAGCACTGGGCTTACAAGAACAGGCACTGTATGCTTCGTCGAAGAGAATTGAAGAAGAGCTTGCTTTTGCAAGTAAAGTGATGGACCAGCTCGGTTGTCCCGTCGTCGACGTGAGTTATCGCGCTGTAGAAGAGACCGCGGGAATTATTTTGGGCATCGTAACGAGTCGAAAATCTCCAGTAGATACCTAA
- the recO gene encoding DNA repair protein RecO produces the protein MRQTRFIRNKKPPVTLSSSTFGSWKILLYNTEAVVVKTVRYGETHAIVTLLTPIGRVSAMARSAMKPQSRLAAGIRLCAEGTYSIYQGKGMGTISQVEVVASRRRLHEDLESAAYAAYFCELILHSAPERPDGDPAMYRQFTALLDALVDRPSDSEVLARVWETKMSRWLGVSPEWTTCIRCNEPLTPAVRYHTREGGLICGKCTLFTDISLSFPVPESMGKILYLFERTSIDKLGHIQISVATRRALKQTLYYQLSDFAGLYLKSRHILDQLAETFGTDNGGDPI, from the coding sequence ATGAGACAGACACGGTTCATCCGCAATAAGAAGCCGCCGGTGACTCTCAGTTCATCGACTTTTGGGAGTTGGAAGATATTGCTGTACAACACTGAGGCTGTCGTCGTAAAGACAGTTCGGTATGGGGAGACACATGCCATTGTCACGTTACTGACACCGATCGGGCGCGTGTCGGCAATGGCCCGCAGTGCCATGAAGCCACAAAGCCGTCTTGCAGCAGGGATTCGCTTGTGCGCTGAAGGTACGTATTCCATCTATCAAGGTAAAGGTATGGGGACAATCTCACAAGTCGAAGTGGTGGCAAGTCGGCGCCGTCTTCATGAAGATCTTGAGTCGGCGGCGTATGCCGCCTATTTTTGTGAACTGATACTGCACTCTGCGCCTGAACGACCGGATGGCGATCCGGCCATGTACCGCCAGTTCACCGCTCTCCTCGATGCGCTGGTTGATAGACCGAGTGATTCAGAAGTTCTCGCCCGTGTCTGGGAAACGAAGATGTCGAGGTGGCTTGGTGTCAGCCCGGAGTGGACCACCTGTATTCGGTGCAATGAGCCGCTCACGCCCGCTGTTCGGTACCATACTAGAGAAGGCGGCCTCATTTGCGGAAAGTGCACCCTGTTTACCGATATCAGCCTTTCGTTCCCTGTTCCCGAATCCATGGGGAAAATTCTTTATTTGTTTGAGCGGACATCAATTGACAAGCTTGGTCATATTCAAATTTCTGTTGCCACCAGACGAGCTTTAAAGCAAACTCTATACTATCAACTATCAGATTTCGCAGGGTTATATTTGAAATCACGCCATATTCTCGACCAACTTGCCGAGACCTTCGGTACTGACAACGGAGGAGATCCCATATGA
- a CDS encoding sporulation protein YqfD, with translation MKYSAVQYKLYGELTLVLRGRNVGQCLGLLQQNGIPLRFVRVRNGVGYCNICLRDFDAVYRTCRAHHVRFRIEGRHGLPFWRQRLWRRKSLAVGAIAFLCVVYGMSSVIWRIDVTGPKDDEGVNEIREAAKSIGLYVGQRKSQLADPVKLQQFLLKKAPDFVWIGVRTTGSVTTIQAIPKVEGTKPLDQTPHNIVATQPAVIRSVSAARGRVLVKANQYVRPGQVLVTGNLADGQPSVPADAKVMGEVWYTSKVAVPLKVVQKGLTGETVQRDYIAIGSLRLRVWGWQEPHFPASYERDKITDWKIGNITSPIQWENVRLYEATQSAENYSMEQAKSSALDLAASDVRSQMRGEGRILGQSVLHEQVTHGTLYETVLTRVEQDIGVAAPIPAPQPKQENDTNSPH, from the coding sequence ATGAAGTACTCTGCCGTACAGTACAAATTATACGGTGAACTAACGCTCGTACTGCGTGGTAGAAACGTCGGGCAATGCCTAGGACTACTGCAGCAAAACGGCATTCCACTTAGGTTTGTTCGCGTTCGCAACGGCGTTGGTTACTGTAACATCTGCCTACGAGACTTTGATGCGGTCTATCGCACATGCCGAGCCCATCACGTTCGGTTTCGAATCGAAGGGCGACACGGATTGCCTTTTTGGCGTCAACGTTTATGGAGGAGAAAGTCCCTTGCCGTTGGAGCCATAGCGTTTCTCTGTGTCGTGTACGGGATGTCTTCGGTGATTTGGCGGATTGATGTCACAGGACCGAAGGACGACGAAGGTGTGAATGAAATTCGTGAGGCGGCCAAGTCCATTGGTTTGTACGTGGGGCAACGCAAGTCTCAGCTCGCCGATCCGGTCAAGCTTCAACAGTTTCTTCTTAAGAAAGCGCCTGATTTCGTCTGGATTGGCGTACGTACCACCGGTTCTGTCACGACCATTCAGGCGATCCCGAAAGTCGAAGGCACCAAACCATTAGACCAAACGCCGCACAACATCGTGGCCACCCAGCCAGCTGTCATCCGAAGCGTATCGGCTGCCCGGGGCCGCGTTCTGGTCAAAGCCAATCAGTACGTCCGCCCGGGTCAGGTGCTTGTCACGGGGAACCTCGCTGACGGTCAGCCCAGTGTACCGGCGGACGCAAAAGTGATGGGTGAGGTCTGGTACACGTCAAAAGTCGCCGTTCCCCTAAAAGTGGTTCAGAAGGGGCTGACGGGGGAAACTGTTCAGCGTGACTATATAGCCATCGGATCGCTCCGGTTGCGTGTCTGGGGATGGCAAGAACCTCACTTTCCCGCTTCCTATGAGCGGGACAAGATAACGGACTGGAAAATAGGAAATATTACATCTCCAATTCAGTGGGAGAACGTTCGCTTGTATGAAGCGACACAATCTGCCGAAAATTATTCTATGGAGCAAGCGAAATCATCAGCACTCGATCTCGCCGCATCTGACGTTCGTTCACAAATGCGCGGCGAAGGTCGAATCCTCGGGCAATCTGTTTTACACGAGCAAGTTACCCATGGTACTCTATACGAGACAGTTCTGACAAGGGTTGAACAAGATATTGGGGTCGCTGCTCCGATACCAGCGCCGCAGCCCAAACAGGAAAACGATACGAATTCGCCGCATTGA
- the rpsU gene encoding 30S ribosomal protein S21 encodes MSEIRLRKNESLDSALRRFKKATAKDGVLAEARKRSHYEKPSVARKKKAEAARKNKRRGF; translated from the coding sequence ATGTCGGAAATCCGGTTACGCAAGAATGAATCACTGGACAGCGCACTTCGTCGCTTCAAGAAGGCGACTGCAAAGGATGGCGTTCTGGCTGAAGCTCGCAAGCGTTCACACTACGAAAAGCCTAGTGTTGCACGGAAAAAGAAAGCTGAAGCTGCTCGTAAGAACAAACGCCGTGGCTTCTAA
- a CDS encoding diacylglycerol kinase codes for MNETAARPRSSLFSALRYAVNGITYAFNVEPNMKRHFWLFNTLALIELILRPSLTVVAISLFVAMCVFGAELANTAVELTIDLTVDRKYHAAAGIAKDAMAGAVTMISFGALLVAVWILVSTRPWRFQLFSDVHPVATGLVIISVVTIWVLRFRPYREIQLWTDRKEVQDEL; via the coding sequence ATGAATGAGACGGCTGCGAGACCGCGAAGTTCCTTATTCAGTGCTCTAAGGTATGCGGTGAATGGGATCACTTATGCATTTAACGTGGAACCGAATATGAAGCGTCATTTTTGGCTCTTCAACACGTTAGCACTCATCGAATTGATATTGCGACCATCGCTGACGGTGGTCGCGATTAGTCTCTTTGTGGCAATGTGCGTATTTGGCGCAGAACTGGCCAATACCGCTGTCGAATTGACGATCGATTTGACCGTCGACCGCAAGTACCATGCGGCGGCCGGGATCGCGAAAGATGCCATGGCCGGCGCCGTAACGATGATTTCCTTTGGGGCATTATTGGTCGCTGTGTGGATTTTAGTTAGTACTAGACCGTGGAGATTCCAGTTGTTTTCGGATGTCCATCCCGTCGCAACCGGACTCGTTATCATATCCGTCGTCACGATTTGGGTACTGCGGTTCAGACCGTATCGAGAGATTCAACTTTGGACAGATCGTAAGGAGGTTCAGGATGAACTATAA
- a CDS encoding PhoH family protein encodes MTDNQSVRKWVFATNEEAVRVLGPNDSLLALLDQSFDAKVTTRGTEVVFTGDEAEVELMQSIISTMTTLVKHGMQLNDGDYRYVINTAKSGDLDSIVDTYTTEIGMTYKGKAIRVKTLGQRRYIDAISKHDIVFGVGPAGTGKTYLAVAMAVMALKRGEVKRIVLTRPAVEAGEKLGFLPGDLQEKVDPYLRPLYDALYDIYGLEQVGRALERGNIEIAPLAYMRGRTLDDCYVILDEAQNTTGEQMKMFLTRLGFHSKMVITGDVTQIDLPGGKMSGLVHANQVLRDVSGIAFHMFSTSDVVRHHLVQKIIEAYSLADERGPSAIG; translated from the coding sequence TTGACAGATAACCAGTCAGTTCGTAAATGGGTCTTCGCGACCAATGAAGAAGCAGTTCGGGTGTTGGGACCGAATGACTCACTACTCGCACTCCTCGACCAGTCGTTTGACGCGAAGGTTACGACCCGTGGGACGGAAGTTGTGTTCACTGGTGACGAAGCTGAAGTTGAGCTGATGCAGTCCATTATCAGTACGATGACAACGCTCGTTAAGCACGGAATGCAGTTGAATGACGGCGATTATCGATATGTCATCAATACGGCTAAATCTGGCGATCTGGACAGTATTGTTGACACATACACAACCGAGATCGGCATGACATATAAAGGCAAAGCAATTCGGGTGAAAACACTCGGTCAGCGCAGGTATATCGATGCCATTTCGAAACACGATATCGTGTTTGGCGTCGGACCAGCCGGAACCGGGAAAACCTACCTCGCCGTGGCCATGGCTGTTATGGCCTTAAAGCGTGGAGAAGTGAAGCGCATCGTGTTGACGCGTCCGGCGGTGGAAGCGGGCGAAAAGTTAGGATTTCTGCCCGGTGATTTGCAGGAAAAAGTGGATCCATACCTTCGACCTCTGTACGACGCATTGTATGATATTTATGGATTGGAACAAGTTGGACGGGCATTGGAGCGCGGGAATATTGAAATCGCTCCATTGGCTTACATGCGCGGTCGCACACTGGACGATTGCTACGTCATTCTCGACGAAGCGCAGAACACGACCGGTGAACAGATGAAAATGTTTTTGACTCGACTTGGGTTTCATTCAAAAATGGTGATTACAGGTGACGTCACACAGATCGATTTACCCGGCGGTAAAATGTCCGGTCTTGTGCACGCCAATCAAGTTCTTCGCGACGTGAGTGGAATTGCGTTTCACATGTTCTCCACATCTGATGTTGTGCGCCACCATCTCGTTCAGAAAATCATTGAAGCCTATAGCCTAGCAGATGAAAGAGGACCGTCCGCGATTGGTTGA
- a CDS encoding YabP/YqfC family sporulation protein, which produces MPGWKARLKQSATEMLKLPPDALLDVSRVTCVDGKNVVVENARGLLKVEGEEVTLNLGNEVLAIHGQDFEVTLVTDREVHITGKVMRLEYVRSGRGAS; this is translated from the coding sequence ATGCCAGGATGGAAAGCGCGACTTAAGCAGTCGGCAACTGAGATGCTGAAGCTGCCGCCGGATGCACTTCTGGATGTATCCCGCGTCACGTGCGTCGATGGCAAGAATGTGGTTGTAGAGAACGCGCGTGGTCTCTTAAAGGTTGAGGGGGAGGAAGTCACACTCAACCTCGGTAACGAGGTTCTCGCCATCCACGGTCAAGATTTTGAAGTGACTTTGGTAACGGACCGTGAGGTTCACATAACCGGTAAAGTGATGCGCTTGGAGTACGTACGAAGTGGACGGGGTGCATCATGA
- a CDS encoding YqzL family protein gives MRDLTWQMFELTGDIDAYLLYRGACNGLSEESEVTSSDDNISNETDTVHPQ, from the coding sequence TTGCGGGATCTGACTTGGCAAATGTTTGAACTGACGGGCGATATCGACGCTTATCTTTTATACCGAGGTGCTTGCAACGGATTATCGGAGGAGTCCGAGGTGACTTCGTCTGACGACAACATTTCGAATGAGACAGACACGGTTCATCCGCAATAA